From the genome of Solanum dulcamara chromosome 12, daSolDulc1.2, whole genome shotgun sequence:
ATGAAACACCATCAAACAATTAACCATATTAAGGTCCAATTCTAAGCATATAAAGAGATCTAAAActtaagaaaaattattttttaaaaaaataattagacaAATGAAGCAATATAAGATACGGACCTTGATGCGGCCATTGATAATTGGTGTTGATAGGTCTTCTACGAAGCAAAGCTGATTCATACAAAGCATTTACCGGCATTTTTCACTTCGACGAATAGAGTATCATCGATGGCCTCCGAGGAGAGACAACGTTACCACTACAATAATGAAGAAAACGACACCATATTGATCGGAAAAATCAGCCGCGCACGGTGGTTTTAGGCTGTCGCCGTCGACAGAAAAATCTACCGGGTTGTAGAGTGTTGTCAATTGACCCGATTCTGGTCCCAAACATTTCACTCAAACAGCCACTTATATCCAACTAAGGCCGCctacaatatatatattgtgGTCAGCCCCCACAGATGCCGCTCAGAGCATAGCGGAAATTTTAGTACATCAAACTgcttttttttattcatttttgtgcGTTATATATTTGACTTTTGATATATTTACTTTAGCTtaataaaaatagtttttttattttcacaatataaaaatacataGGTACACATCACTATTTTCAAATCTCACATATAAATTATACTGAGTATATCATTATTATTTGTTgtattaaatttcaaatatatttaacttATAGCAAAGGATCACTAGTTAGAAAGTATTAGAGAAAATGACATTGTTATATTATTTAGGGATCGTTTTTGTAGAagatattaaagaaaataatatcaatattaGCTTTGATATTATTTAATCTCTTGTTTAGTTTAGCGTTTGAAATTTGAGACAAAACATGCTGTTCTTCTGAGACATTTTTCTTAAACAGGTTAAAAAGAAGAGTAAGACGACAACAACTACATATCCAATGAAGTCCCATAAGTGGGGTTTGGGACGGTAGAGTATACGCacaccttaccactacctcatagagataaagagagattgtttctgaaaaaccctcggctcaaaaatatcaatcccaaaaaaaaggaataacagtatatatacaaatcatataatgcaaattctacaagacaagaacaatatcAATAGCAAAATGAAGTGATAATCAAagggcaataacaacacaactatactGGTACGCCTAAACCTAAGACCAACCCTAAACCGTCACAGGGCAAGACAACATTCTATCCCtgctaaccttctaccctaatatgcgATCTTCACTCCTTTCTatttaaggtcatgtcctcggtaatatGAAGTTGCGTCATATCCTgtttaatcacctctctccaatactttttcggtctacccctacctctccgtacaacccccaaatccaaccgctCGCACCTCTTAACTAGAGCATCGACACACCTCAtctgcacatgcccaaaccatcttagtctcgcttctctcatcttgtctacCACAGATgtcactctcaccttctcccgaataacctcgttcctaatcttatcactcatagtatgtccacacatccatctcaacatcctcatcttcgcaacatgcatcttctgaacacgAGAGTTCTTGACTGGCCATCACTCCGCACCATATAACAACGAAGGCCTAACCACCATtatgtagaacttacctttaagttttggtggcactttcttatcacataggactccagaggcaagcctccaCTTCGTCCATGCTGCCCCAATGCGATGCGTGACATCATCGTCGATGTCTCCACTACTCTGGAAGACGGACCCAAGATATCTAATGTTTTCTCTCTTGGGGATAGGTTGAGTAGCAAGCCTTACTTTCATGCCTTGTTCATCTATCGCAccactgaatttgcactccatgtactctatcttggtcctGCTCAGTTTGAACCCTTTGAACTCCAGAGTTTGTTttcaaacctccaacctatcattaactttgtcccgagtctcatcaatcaaaactatgtcaTCTGCGAATAGCATACATCATGGAACCTTCTTCTGGATAGACCgtgtcagctcatccatcactaaggcaaaaagaaaaaaggactCAACACAGATCCCTAATGTAGTCTCATCTCAACAGGAAAGTGTTCCAAGTCACCTTCCACCGTCCTAACCCGAGTCTTAGCTCCAGCATACATATCCTTTATTGCCTTAATATACACCATCGgaacacctttagcctccagacaccTCTAGAGAACATCCCTCagaactttgtcataagccttttgAAGATCAATGAACACTATATGAAGATCCCTCTTTCTTTCcctaaatttctccaccagtctccgcaTAATATGGATTGCTTTAGTAGTCGATCGCCCTGGTATGAATCCGAACTGATTCTCTGAAATTGACACTCTTCTCCTCACCCTTATGTCCACCACCATCTCTCATATCTTTATAGTACGACTTAACAATTTGATACCTCtgtaattattataattttgaatatcacCCTTGTCCTTATACAATGAAACCATAGTACTCCACTTccattcattaataaaattatgaaattgggAGTTTCCAAGCTTGTACTCTTCATCAATTGAGTAGTTTTCGGTGAGCAAGAAACTCTTTTTCCGGTATGATTTCTGTCGGAATTGCaatgaattcaataattttttgaaaaccCAAATGGAAAATACAATTGTTGATTGCATGGTTTgcttcagtttttttttttggtttgtttgTCTGTGTTGCTGTATGTATGCTCCTTCCTTTTGTTTTTGGGCAGGTAGGGTTCTATTTTCTACTAATTGGTATCTACTGACAGAGATAGATATGTTAAAGTTCTTCAATCTTAATTATATAACTGCCTGTCAAGAAAAAGTTATGgcttttttttataaagtgtTGTCAGAGTCAATTTTTGCGTATCTTAACTAATTTTACTGgagcaataggtattaggccgGCTCAATAGAATGAGTGGCCTAAAGCCAAAATTTAGAAAGTGAATTAcacttctttaattttttttaatatattttattctcataaattctaaaaaaaatattataatatattataatttaataattaattttttttaattgacaGTAAgataagaataaatatatataaattattgtatGTTACATAACAACACAAATGTTTAAATCTCTCTTATTGATTataactttgaattttttttaatagaatgAAATGTTACatgaattatcaaaattattctaaaagtgttttaaaataaaattaagactTCATTTAATTAAATATGCCAAATAGAGTATCATTTCTTATATAATATTTCGTAATactttaaattacaaaaatcaatATTATAGTGATTGTTACCTTTAGAAACATTCAAAGTTAAgacatttaaatttaattatttaataatctaaTTAGTTTGAGTTTGAAATGTTTAATGAAACATCTCAAAGAATTAAACACAATTGTACAAAGTCAATCTTAAGACATGATTAATTCAAATTGAAGTGAATTAgataaattaagaaataaaaagtaactacaaatttttattataattatatcaataataaaatttgaaaaatatatgcaTAATAATTACTAAAAGATTAGCAACAAGCTATaacaataaatacataatttttttatattctacTTAGGGTTTCTTCCAAGTGGATGCTTCACAATTAATATTAACATTTTAACATATGTATGTATCTCCTTCATCTCTTGTCTGCTCAGTGCTTTTGGTTCTTCGTTTAGTCGGtcgaatttatttcttttttgtgcATCTTCGGTATATTTTGGTATTTGAACGAACTGAATTTGGGGGATTTTTTGGGGCCTTAAGCCACTGCGTTGAGCCCGCCGTGGTATCAGGTAATTCTATTCATCAAAGGCTTGAATTCTTCagatttttttatatgtataagTATTTTCCGTTACAGAGATTATACTTCTTATTAGGCTTGTTGGCATTGTTAATCCAGTTAATCCATTCCGACGATTAGAGACTAAACGTCCAATTAGTGATCCTActggagaaaaaaaagaagaaagacaaACTCCTTCTGGGGTCTATGGAGAAGGAAGTAGAATCAAGCCGAAAGAGAGAGGTGCTAGAAAATGTGGGTCAGGTCATTGCCTCAATCAAAGATGCCAAACATGTTGATCAAGTCATCTGTGCTCTTCATTCCCTTGCCCTTCGTCTCTTCCCTCTTGACTTCCACTCTCTCGCAGGTGTTGCTCTCAGTGTTAAATAAACTTTTATGGTTAATTAATTTCTCAATCCCTGTCTAACTAGTAATGTTAAATTTACTTACTTAAGTCTTTGTTttgtgaaaataaataatctttttctaATTTTGGTCAATTTATAGGTAGTGTTAAAGAGGAGTACAGGGAACAGGTACATAGCTAACTTTTTCTTGGACTACACTGTTATGTTTACtgggttttcttttcttgtagtgttctaatatttttttttaaaactaaagtTAACAAGTGCGAGACTCCCGGATACACACGAGAGAGATGAATGGTGGCAGATTTTCTACCAAGGCCCTGCATTCGCAACATTGGCTAAGATTTTGTTATATGGTAAAGTTGATAATCTTGGTCACTTAGGAAGTAATTGTGAATGAAACTCTTAATTTCTGTAATGCATGTTGCTCATTGTGTTTGTTGTATTCAGATCTCTCTTTGCACAGTTGATGTCTTTACATAGAGACATTTTTAGAAGTTGTAATGATGCTTTTGTGTAAACTAGTATGCTTCCTTGGACAGAGAGCGCTTGTGGAATTATCATCTTAATATCTTGGTTGATTTCTTGTAATGACAAgactaatcttttttttttctttttcagatgTTGCTTATAATTGGCTGGCATGTCTCCCCATTTCTGCGAGGATGCACGTCTATGATGTATTCTTTTTGAGAGGCCAAGTCATTGAGGTTGTTAATAAATTGGTTCCTTGTCTACAATGGAGAGGTAGTAGTGATGATGGCACCCGTTCCGTCCACTCAAATGCTGAAAGGTAGCAAAGCATCTTCCACTTTTTCGTATATGTGGTTCATAGAGCTCCTATTTAGTACGTGTTATCTCTCTGTGCGGCGAGTTCCGGCAAAGTGAGAATGTAGTCTTAACTATTCTATGCTGTCGTATGCATGCACATGAAATAGTTTTGTCTTGGCTTTATTccattgcattatatttcacTGAATCAGACTATGAAGAATAAAACCACTGTCTAGAAATGTGCAGGTGCAAAATTGTTAAAATATGTTGGCAGTTATCGCTTCAGAACTAGTCCGGACAAAAAGCTAcatgtttatttaattatagtCCCAAGATGAAATTGGTGGGAAGCTATACAAGATATATTATGTGAGTGGTTTTATTGATGGTTGTTAGCACATTGCTTTGTTCTGCCTAGCGTATTTTTCCCATTACGTTTTATGGCTGTGCTATTTTGTCTCATTGTGGTGCAATGTTTGAGTATTATATTGAACACTGATGTCTAAGCATACAAGACTATGTAGACTTGTTTGAATGGTGCAACTCTCTCCCTTCTGAGATATGCTCACAAAGTAATGGCTTCCGTACTTCTCATCTATTGAACTCTGATTGCAGATTGCTTGTGCTTTGTTTGCTTGACAATATGGGAGTTACTCAGATTGCTCGAGAATTGTCTACTTACTGTCAGGAAGATCTTGTCCATGAAGAGCTCAAGCAGATTATCTCCCGGGTGGTCCAACTCCTTACATCTATACCTGATAAAGCACAAGCAGGAACCCATAATGCATTATCATCACAGTATCCTTTTTACTTTCTTACTAGATTGCCTGTTTTCATGCAGTAAGTACCTGTTGAATCTATCATGATGTTAAGTTGAGCTCCACAAAATGAGctgaattttttttcaatcatCTTTGTGTTATGGTCAGAGAAAACATAGCAACagctctctctccctctctctcctCCTCCCCACCCTTGTGGGTTGTAAGGGGTTGTTCATTTTACAATTGAATTTCGTTTTCAATTCCTTTTCTCTCCGATATGGCAGGGGATGCTACTTTTGCCAATTACAACTCTCTTTGAAGCTTCATGTCTGCATACATACTGTAGTTTCCTTCTCTTTGTTCTTTATTCCTTTTTTGCCTCCTTGGTCTTGTTCCACTCTTTACCAGCGAATTTCAGTGTGTTCTTCAAACATATCACCGCTCAACTTCTTGCTGGAGCACGTGAATGGGACAAGCATTTAGATGGAGGAGATCACGTTGATAAAAACAAATTAGGTGGCGTTATGCTCTTAATGGGTGAAGCATTTGCTCGCATTAGTCGGCGAGGATCAGCTGGTACATTTGATCAACACAAGCAAATTGTTCAAAGAATCTTAGTCcctttgtcccaatttatgtgatgcactttcctttttagtttgtCCCAAGGGGAATGATACCTTTCTATATATAGAAACAAACTTTAAACTTCCGATTTTATTCTTTATGAGATGATTTATAGCCACAAAAATATCTATGGCTTGTTTTAGACcgcaagattcaaaagtctttctttgtttcttaaactttgtgccCTGTCAAGTGTCGAATTGCATCGCATAATTTGGGAGGGAGTAATTTTGTATTTGTACAAATAATTTGATATATCAGTTTATAAGTGGAATCAATTTCTGGATTTGTAGATGTGCTGTTAGGTGTAGTGGTTCCTGAAATACATAAACACGTACAGAGCTTCTTACCACCAAATTCGGATACCCCTATTGATGAAGCATTTCAATTCACACCTGGTTTGCGATTTTGGTTGAAGATGATGGAGTCAATCAAAGACCCTTACTCCTTAGAAAGAATGACTGAACAGCTACTCAAACAATTAGCTGCTCAAAATACAGGAGATATTGAAGCTCACTGGATTTTGTGGATATTGTTTCATCAGGTTTACCAGCAACAAGCCTCAATTAGGTTGTGAATATTCACTATGCATTACTATGATAGAATTCAGATTCCTTTTTTATCGTCTTGAAAAGATTGTTAATCTGGGATACGACATCCTGTTTTATATTTTGACACGTCTTTtgtacatttttttctttcaggtCCATGTTTCTTGAGAAATTTTTAATGTGGAAAGTATTCCCTAGTAATTGCTTGAGATGGATTCTTCACTTTGCTGTTTTTCAATGTTCCCCTGAAAATTCCTCATCAGTAAAAGCTTGTAACCTTCGTACTCTCTCAGAGACTCTTCAGCGTCTTGTCATGGCTTGGTCCAAGCGGGATTTTGTGCAATCAACTTCAATTGAGCAGCAAGCCtgtattctttttcttttcttgtagcTTTAAATTTTGCatctattatttttcttttggttgAGAAAAATTGTAAGATTTGTACTTCCTTTAGGTTCAACTCAACATTTTTATGGTTCCTTAACTTAAGATCCAGATATAACTGCTGCATTAGGCCTTTGCTTAGAGAAGATGTCTAAAGACGATTTAGATGCAACCAAGGATGCAATGCACTGTATTCTTGAAGGAGTGAGCTGTAAAATTTCCCTCTTACTGCTGTTCAACAATATCTTTCTGGATGACTATTAACTAGTTGATTTAATTCTTCTCATATCTTTTGTGGTTGCTAACAGGTAGGTTGGAAAGTGCTGACCATTTGGTTCGAAAAATGGCTAGCAGTGTTGCATTAGCATTTTCCAAAGTAATTGACCCCCAAAATCCTCTCTACCTTGATGATAGTTGCCGTGAGGAAGCTATTGACTGGGACTTTGGCTTATTAACCCCAGAAAAAAGATTATTGGCTAGGCCCACAAACATAGATGGAGATAAGGGTTCTTCAACCACAATAGTTGCAAAGGTGTTAAACACTATAGCTACTGCCAGCACACATGATAATGTGAtgagtaaaaagaagaaattatttgGATTTGAATCTGTTGATCCTAATGAGATCATTGATCCAGCATCCCTAAATAATGAGGCTGACTCTGGTAAAGATGATGAGGATAATGCAAGTGAAACTTCCGAGTCCTCAAATGACTCGTCTTTGCAGCCATATGACTTGTCAGATGATGGTGCAGATCTGAAAAGAAATTTCTCACAGTTAGTGGATGTAATTGGAGCACTAAGGAAATCTGATGATGCTGATGGTGTGAGTTCAAAATTCTTATATCCATATATCAGACAATCTGTAGAGTGTTAATTTTGTCATCCTTCTAAGATATGAACAAGCTTTGATACCCTTTTTGTTGCTATGAATGACCTGTACCCGCTTGTATAGTAGAACGAGAATTGATCGGCTAACTATTAGTTTATAGTTGTCAAGATTACTAAAAATAGTTTGGTATTTAGTAATACATATGCAACTAGGCTATCACTGAAGTAGATGAAAAAGTTCTCTCCTGTGCCCTTTTTGACGTCTTTCCTCTTAACAGGTTGATCAGGCTATTGATGTTGCTGAGAAGCTTGTACGAGCTTCACCTGATGAGCTCAAGTTTGTAGCTTCTGATCTAGCCAGAAGTCTAATACAACTTCGCTGCTCTGATTCAACTATTGAAGGGGAGGAAGAGTCTGCTGAAGAGAAGAGACAAAAAGCGATTGTTGCTTTGATTGTCACATGTCCTCATGAATCTCTCAGTACactaaataaattactatatTCACCAAATTTAGATGTCAGCCAGCGGTTAATGATACTTGATGTAATGACGGAGGCTGCACAGGAGCTTGCAAACACAA
Proteins encoded in this window:
- the LOC129875973 gene encoding uncharacterized protein LOC129875973 codes for the protein MEKEVESSRKREVLENVGQVIASIKDAKHVDQVICALHSLALRLFPLDFHSLAGSVKEEYREQLTSARLPDTHERDEWWQIFYQGPAFATLAKILLYDVAYNWLACLPISARMHVYDVFFLRGQVIEVVNKLVPCLQWRGSSDDGTRSVHSNAERLLVLCLLDNMGVTQIARELSTYCQEDLVHEELKQIISRVVQLLTSIPDKAQAGTHNALSSHVFFKHITAQLLAGAREWDKHLDGGDHVDKNKLGGVMLLMGEAFARISRRGSADVLLGVVVPEIHKHVQSFLPPNSDTPIDEAFQFTPGLRFWLKMMESIKDPYSLERMTEQLLKQLAAQNTGDIEAHWILWILFHQVYQQQASIRSMFLEKFLMWKVFPSNCLRWILHFAVFQCSPENSSSVKACNLRTLSETLQRLVMAWSKRDFVQSTSIEQQAYITAALGLCLEKMSKDDLDATKDAMHCILEGVSCRLESADHLVRKMASSVALAFSKVIDPQNPLYLDDSCREEAIDWDFGLLTPEKRLLARPTNIDGDKGSSTTIVAKVLNTIATASTHDNVMSKKKKLFGFESVDPNEIIDPASLNNEADSGKDDEDNASETSESSNDSSLQPYDLSDDGADLKRNFSQLVDVIGALRKSDDADGVDQAIDVAEKLVRASPDELKFVASDLARSLIQLRCSDSTIEGEEESAEEKRQKAIVALIVTCPHESLSTLNKLLYSPNLDVSQRLMILDVMTEAAQELANTKISRLKQRSNALVSSMGDEPWFMPKPIGPPGAGPWREISTPGTPFNWSHSYERELLPKSGQVKRGKTRRWSLHSALPVNQLEWSQNKFPQYAAAFMLPAMEGFDKKRHGVDLLGRDFIVLGKFIYMLGVCMKCSAMHPEASILASPLLELLRSREISHHVEAYVRRSVLFTASCILISLHPTSVASALVEGNSEISKGLEWVRSWALHIAESDTDRECYTLAMTCLQLHAEMALQASRALESPESLHGSNKSSLPSNILRGVIKIPNSNGGVLSAP